One genomic segment of Fusobacterium nucleatum includes these proteins:
- a CDS encoding TlpA disulfide reductase family protein, producing MRFKSKLVLILVFIIMSFSVFAAKSNKKDDVKLPNIVLYDQYGKKHNIEEYKGKVVVINFWATWCGYCVEEMPEFEKVYKEFGSNKKDVIILGVAGPKSKENSNNVDVEKDKIISFLKKKNITYPTLMDEVGKSFDEYGVKYFPTTYVINKKGYLEGFVNGAISGEQLKNAINETLKKK from the coding sequence ATGAGATTTAAAAGTAAATTGGTTTTAATATTAGTTTTTATAATTATGTCATTTTCAGTTTTTGCAGCAAAGTCTAATAAAAAAGATGATGTGAAATTACCTAACATTGTTCTATATGACCAATATGGGAAAAAACATAATATAGAAGAATATAAAGGGAAAGTTGTCGTAATAAATTTCTGGGCAACATGGTGTGGATACTGTGTTGAAGAAATGCCAGAATTTGAAAAAGTATATAAAGAATTTGGTTCAAATAAAAAAGATGTAATTATTTTAGGAGTAGCAGGACCTAAATCTAAGGAAAACTCAAATAATGTTGATGTTGAGAAAGATAAGATTATTTCATTTTTAAAGAAAAAAAATATCACATATCCAACTTTAATGGATGAAGTAGGAAAATCTTTTGATGAATATGGAGTAAAATATTTTCCTACAACATATGTAATAAATAAAAAGGGTTATTTAGAAGGTTTTGTTAATGGTGCTATCAGTGGAGAGCAATTAAAAAATGCAATAAATGAAACTTTAAAGAAAAAATAA
- a CDS encoding HD domain-containing protein, giving the protein MGVKVVKDLVYSYIEIDESVQKLIDTASFQRLKRIKQLSSSYIFPSTNHTRYEHSIGVMHLACNFFEVLEKDFRKYGLTEDRIFYLRLHVKLAGLLHDVGHPPFSHLGEKFLDKNEIITCIKNEYSHLVDVDKTFYNNGKLMGKEHELLSCYCILRKFYRILKEEIDKNIDVAFICRCIIGNTYPDSENWDKNICVRVISSDSIDVDKLDYLTRDNHMTGEIAPKMDIKRLLACLTITENKELKYVAKAIPAVQTVVDSRDILYLWVYHHHISIYTDYIIGRILKRCMTLYDEHRGQALEEMNREEYFSPKAITDYLITDDDIYSHLRKIYVLSLEGKMDDFNTIIIKQIFERDFLKPLWKTIYEYKDFEKNLVDKKIIKSYDELEDILRNEKNIEDITNTLLKRLNLKEGEVFIITKYNKFYNSNKEAPISLLLNGEERKLSDLLPQKEFGKFHTMAFFVFAPKKYKKETKEIVIEELQKISQA; this is encoded by the coding sequence ATGGGAGTAAAAGTTGTAAAAGACCTGGTATATAGTTATATAGAAATAGATGAGTCAGTGCAAAAGTTAATAGACACTGCTTCATTTCAAAGATTAAAAAGAATAAAACAGTTATCTAGTTCATATATATTCCCCTCAACAAATCATACAAGGTATGAACATTCAATAGGGGTTATGCATTTAGCATGCAACTTTTTTGAAGTTTTAGAAAAAGATTTTAGAAAATATGGCTTAACTGAAGATAGAATTTTTTATTTAAGATTGCATGTAAAGTTAGCTGGACTTTTACATGATGTAGGACACCCACCATTTTCACATTTAGGGGAAAAGTTTTTAGATAAAAATGAAATTATTACTTGTATAAAAAATGAATATTCTCATTTAGTAGATGTGGATAAGACTTTCTATAACAATGGTAAATTAATGGGTAAAGAGCATGAGCTTTTATCTTGTTATTGTATTTTAAGAAAATTTTATAGGATATTAAAAGAGGAAATTGATAAAAATATAGATGTAGCTTTCATTTGTAGATGTATTATAGGAAATACCTATCCTGATTCTGAAAATTGGGATAAAAATATTTGTGTTAGAGTAATCAGTTCAGACTCAATAGATGTAGATAAATTGGATTATTTAACAAGAGATAACCATATGACAGGAGAAATAGCACCTAAAATGGATATAAAAAGGTTACTTGCCTGTCTTACAATCACTGAAAATAAGGAATTAAAATATGTAGCAAAGGCTATACCAGCTGTACAAACAGTTGTAGATTCAAGAGATATATTATATCTTTGGGTTTATCATCATCATATTTCTATTTATACAGACTACATCATAGGTAGAATTTTAAAAAGATGTATGACTTTATATGATGAACATAGAGGACAAGCACTTGAAGAAATGAATAGAGAAGAATATTTTTCTCCAAAGGCAATAACTGATTACTTAATAACAGATGATGATATATATTCACATTTAAGAAAAATTTATGTTTTATCTTTAGAAGGAAAAATGGATGATTTTAATACAATAATTATCAAACAAATATTTGAAAGAGATTTTTTGAAACCTCTTTGGAAAACTATATATGAGTATAAAGATTTTGAAAAAAATCTGGTTGACAAAAAGATAATAAAATCTTATGATGAACTAGAAGATATTTTGAGAAATGAAAAGAATATTGAGGATATTACAAATACTCTTTTAAAAAGATTAAATTTGAAAGAAGGAGAAGTATTTATAATAACTAAATATAATAAATTCTATAACTCTAATAAAGAAGCACCAATTTCTCTTTTGTTAAATGGAGAAGAAAGAAAATTATCTGATTTATTACCACAAAAGGAGTTTGGAAAGTTTCATACTATGGCTTTCTTTGTATTTGCTCCTAAAAAATATAAGAAAGAAACTAAGGAGATTGTTATAGAAGAATTACAAAAAATATCTCAAGCATAG
- a CDS encoding type II toxin-antitoxin system RelE/ParE family toxin, which yields MYKYKVYFDKKIKKDFKKLDKNVLKLLLDWIENNLENIENPRSKGKTLLGNLKDYWRYRIGDYRLITKIDDGKLLIIALELKHRKKVYE from the coding sequence ATGTACAAGTATAAGGTATATTTTGATAAAAAAATAAAAAAAGATTTTAAAAAATTAGATAAGAATGTTTTAAAATTACTTTTAGATTGGATTGAAAATAATTTAGAAAATATAGAAAATCCAAGAAGCAAAGGAAAAACATTGTTAGGGAATTTAAAAGATTATTGGAGATATAGAATAGGTGATTATAGGTTAATTACTAAAATTGATGATGGAAAACTATTAATTATTGCATTAGAACTTAAACATAGGAAAAAAGTTTATGAGTAA
- a CDS encoding OmpA family protein, translating to MGKRKNSTTIIVMLFLLIFSLPALAAQALTTTQMRENSIRINALELKNIDILNSEAPKEMTIVLDERSLNFDFDKSNVKPQYYDLLKNIKEFVEQNNYELTIVGHTDSIGSNAYNFKLSRRRAESVKAKLLEFGLSEDRIVGIEAMGEEQPIATNATKEGRAQNRRVEFKLVQRETIPMPTENK from the coding sequence ATGGGAAAGAGAAAAAACTCAACAACAATAATAGTAATGTTGTTCTTATTAATATTTTCTTTACCAGCATTAGCAGCTCAAGCCTTAACAACAACACAAATGCGTGAAAATAGTATAAGAATAAATGCGCTAGAATTAAAAAATATAGATATATTAAATTCAGAAGCACCAAAAGAAATGACAATAGTATTAGATGAAAGATCATTAAACTTTGATTTTGATAAATCAAATGTAAAACCACAATATTATGATTTATTAAAAAATATAAAAGAATTTGTAGAACAAAATAATTATGAACTAACAATAGTAGGACATACAGACTCAATAGGAAGTAATGCCTATAACTTTAAACTTTCAAGAAGAAGAGCAGAAAGTGTAAAAGCGAAATTGTTAGAATTTGGATTATCAGAAGATAGAATAGTAGGAATAGAAGCAATGGGAGAAGAACAACCAATAGCGACTAATGCAACAAAAGAAGGAAGAGCACAAAATAGAAGAGTTGAATTTAAGTTAGTTCAAAGAGAAACTATACCAATGCCTACTGAAAACAAATAA
- a CDS encoding helix-turn-helix domain-containing protein yields the protein MKLISDFAERLRIALDFRKMKATELSELTGINKSTISQYLSKEYEPKRDRIELFAKTLNVNEVWLTGYDVPMEISSVDKTDSLVEEYELNPDELREYENIKMTTSTLMFNGRPASENDKIELERVLKEFFVKALLKKRADEENDRQKKKRNSKID from the coding sequence ATGAAATTAATAAGTGATTTTGCAGAAAGGTTAAGAATAGCTTTGGATTTTAGAAAAATGAAAGCCACTGAATTATCTGAATTAACTGGAATTAATAAATCTACAATCTCTCAATATTTATCAAAAGAGTATGAGCCTAAAAGAGATAGAATAGAGTTATTTGCAAAAACTTTAAATGTCAATGAAGTTTGGCTTACAGGTTATGATGTCCCTATGGAAATAAGTTCAGTTGATAAAACTGATTCTTTGGTAGAAGAATATGAATTGAATCCTGATGAATTAAGAGAATATGAGAATATTAAAATGACTACTTCAACATTGATGTTTAATGGTCGTCCTGCCTCTGAAAATGATAAGATAGAATTGGAGAGAGTATTGAAGGAATTTTTTGTTAAAGCCTTACTTAAAAAGAGAGCTGATGAAGAAAATGACAGACAAAAGAAAAAAAGAAATTCTAAAATTGATTAA
- a CDS encoding plasmid mobilization protein, translating into MSERSIRRHITLSPTENEIINNFIKKQGFSFSEFIRLSALKSIKESENLNLKEYLDRYCEKVDEKEQKELNEMMKNINLEEDEGSEITLEDFLQNNI; encoded by the coding sequence ATGAGTGAAAGAAGTATTAGAAGGCATATTACATTGTCACCTACTGAAAATGAAATTATTAATAATTTTATAAAAAAGCAAGGGTTTTCTTTTTCTGAATTTATAAGACTTTCTGCTCTTAAAAGTATAAAAGAAAGTGAAAATTTGAATTTAAAAGAATATTTAGATAGATATTGTGAAAAAGTAGATGAAAAAGAACAAAAAGAATTGAATGAAATGATGAAAAACATTAATCTTGAAGAAGATGAAGGAAGTGAAATAACTCTTGAAGACTTCTTACAAAATAATATATAA
- a CDS encoding FAD-I family protein has protein sequence MKNKILFGTMLALLLVGSVSFADDDADKKRLLEEYDRMQEEKAKAQPEMTEVVGENGEVVVTEGEEVAMAPKKAEKDMTESERMDVEIQRIKKRMLEINDKIENYNKTNEMIDNLEKNVGELERKVNY, from the coding sequence GTGAAAAATAAAATATTATTTGGAACAATGTTAGCGTTACTTTTAGTAGGTTCAGTTTCATTTGCAGATGATGATGCAGATAAAAAGAGACTATTAGAAGAATATGACAGAATGCAAGAAGAAAAGGCAAAAGCACAACCAGAAATGACAGAAGTTGTAGGAGAAAATGGAGAAGTAGTTGTAACAGAAGGAGAAGAAGTTGCAATGGCTCCAAAGAAAGCAGAAAAAGATATGACAGAATCAGAAAGAATGGATGTAGAAATTCAAAGAATTAAAAAAAGAATGTTAGAAATAAATGATAAGATTGAAAATTACAATAAAACAAATGAAATGATAGACAACTTAGAAAAGAATGTTGGGGAATTAGAAAGAAAAGTAAATTATTAA
- a CDS encoding type II toxin-antitoxin system RelE family toxin, producing MKTSYKIIYKNEAKKFLKINKIYGLKFLVVFEEISKDYSSVRNYDIKKVNKDKYIKNDYTYRLRIGGYRAIFELQDEIKIIAVIKIGSRGDIYNE from the coding sequence TTGAAGACTTCTTACAAAATAATATATAAAAATGAAGCTAAAAAATTTTTAAAGATTAATAAAATATATGGTTTAAAGTTTCTTGTAGTATTTGAAGAAATTTCAAAAGACTATTCAAGTGTAAGAAATTATGATATAAAAAAAGTAAATAAGGACAAATATATCAAAAATGACTATACATACAGACTTAGAATAGGTGGATATAGAGCCATATTTGAGTTACAAGATGAAATAAAAATTATAGCAGTTATAAAAATAGGATCTAGGGGAGATATTTACAATGAATAA
- a CDS encoding adhesion protein FadA, which produces MKAKILLCSMLILGSLSYAAEVDSVAQEVMSEVKNIEAEYQALVQKEMERKEEFRQEKETLEKEVQELKERQLGREELYAKLKEDAKIRWHRDEYKKLLKRFDEYYNKLEQKIADKEQQIVELTKLLEVLN; this is translated from the coding sequence ATGAAAGCAAAAATTTTATTATGCTCAATGTTGATATTGGGATCATTATCTTATGCAGCAGAAGTAGATTCAGTAGCACAAGAAGTAATGAGCGAAGTAAAAAATATTGAAGCAGAATATCAAGCATTAGTACAAAAAGAAATGGAAAGAAAAGAAGAGTTTAGACAAGAAAAGGAAACTCTAGAAAAAGAAGTACAAGAACTAAAAGAAAGACAACTAGGAAGAGAAGAACTTTATGCAAAATTAAAAGAAGATGCAAAAATAAGATGGCATAGAGATGAGTACAAAAAATTACTAAAAAGATTCGACGAATACTACAACAAACTAGAACAAAAGATAGCAGACAAAGAACAACAAATAGTAGAATTAACAAAATTATTAGAAGTATTAAATTAA
- a CDS encoding ImmA/IrrE family metallo-endopeptidase translates to MKKMTDKRKKEILKLINDLYFEFGTKNPLRLCKGLGIEVVSANIEMKGLYTEVFSSKLIVIQNLLDNFAKLFVVGHELFHALEHDCEQVRFFRECTSFKTNVYEEEANFFATYLLEDCIPFHQDEIADLEIAEELEKYLGE, encoded by the coding sequence ATGAAGAAAATGACAGACAAAAGAAAAAAAGAAATTCTAAAATTGATTAATGACTTATATTTTGAGTTTGGAACTAAAAATCCTCTTCGTCTTTGTAAAGGTTTAGGAATTGAGGTTGTTTCTGCTAATATTGAAATGAAGGGCTTATATACAGAAGTTTTTTCATCAAAACTTATTGTCATTCAAAATTTACTTGATAATTTTGCAAAACTTTTTGTTGTAGGGCATGAGCTTTTTCATGCACTTGAACACGACTGTGAGCAAGTTAGATTCTTTAGGGAATGTACTAGTTTTAAAACTAATGTCTATGAGGAAGAGGCAAACTTTTTTGCCACTTATCTTTTAGAAGATTGTATTCCCTTTCATCAAGATGAAATTGCAGACTTAGAAATTGCAGAGGAATTAGAAAAATATTTAGGGGAGTAA